In Mangifera indica cultivar Alphonso chromosome 14, CATAS_Mindica_2.1, whole genome shotgun sequence, the DNA window aaatatattttgattggaTCAGAgcttttgaaatcaaaatttatcagTTCCATTATTAAACCTCCCAAAccaataggaaaaaaaaaaaaggatgcaACATATAACAAGCAACTGTATGAACCAAACCATTCATGAAGCAAAGAGCAAGCTCAATTTGGTTAGAGGGGAAAGGAAGAGATTTCAATCTAGTTATATTTggaataaatttagtttgactAATCTAAATATGgatgaaattcaataaaatgatgaaaattggATCAGACTGAGCCTTTAGCAGAATTCATTGCCACAAAATTTACACCCTTAAGGGCCACTTCTAGACTGAATGCAAACCAATGTCCCTGACTAAGGCTAAAATTTCTCTAAATTTGCAGCAAGTACCACCAATAgatcatttaattttaagaaatctTCATTTAATATGGACAGAGTCACACTTGCTGAAGTggttatgttaaaattttaggtaACTAAGTATGGCAATAAAAAGACaaatcattcaattcaaaagtGCAGCACCTTTCAGTTTATATCTAATCACAGtcaattgaagaagaaaatgaaaatgactcTTGTACCTTCTCCACCAAGAAGAGAGCTTCCTGCACGGGAATATTCAGCAGGGCCTCGTTAATTTCCTGGAACTTAAAAGACTCTGAAGTGAATATATTTACTTTGTCACAACCACTTAACTCCAACCTTTTTAACAATGGCCATTCTGAAGTATGCCTCCCACGGTAGAAAGTTCTCAGTTCTGGTAGGTCCCAGAGTTTCAGAAAGGTTACTTGTGGAAAGACAAATTTAGTAAACTCTGCTTCGTCTTCCTGTGTAACAATGTCCTCCAAAACCCTGCAGTTACTTATCTCAAGGTGTTGGAGCTGGACAAAACTTCTGGCTACGAAGGATGGAAAAAGATGCTTTAGTTTATCACAGCCTCGCACAATCAAGcttgtaaaattttgaaaagaaggCAGTGCTGGAGGTTGGCAAGGCCAAATCTTTTCACAATTAATTGCACAAAGTTCCAAGGCCTCCAAGTTAGAGAACATAACCtgcagagaaaaaaaaaactttttttaacactcttccaaaaaataaaataaaatattcctttTCATCATGGAGAAATGACATGCCGTAAGGATTGAAAACCTTCTACTGAGACAAGCAAATATTTAACTTCTCCAACCATAAAGTTTAGCCTATGACATCCAAGTTAGAAtccttcatttttaaaatgtagAGAAGGTCATATTCATTTTGCAAAACCACCATAGAAACATACCAATTGCATGCCTAATTGTAGCTTTAGATTAATGAGTAAAAGCAGCACATAGAAGACTGAGGTTTACTGTAATCCAGAtaacttcaaaaaaataaagccaCAAAGAAATTAATAACACAGTAAATATGCAAACACAAGCTCTTGAACTGTGATGTACTTTTTGCATCCAAAATCATATAAGAACTACTAACGAGAAAAATCTTTGACAATTGACAGAGACTAAGAATAAAAGGACCTCAGTCATATAAAAACCAGGGGTTAGTAAAACTAGTAGAGTATTAgaactttcaaataaattttagttcGAATCTCTATCACACTTGTGAAACACTGGAAAAATTACttaccaagaaaaaaaagaatgaaaaggaCCAAAACCCAAAAGGAATAGAAAGAAATAGTGCAAATCCTTAAGAATGTGTAGCACTACTTTTACTTTTCTCCAAGGAATtccttttcatatatatatctacaaaaaaatgcaaacaagaaagataaaatgataaagaacAAAATTATTGTTAACCTACCTTTCCACTAAAAAATGGCATGGGAACATCAAAGTCATCCACCGAAATGACTTCATTAGATAATTTATCAGTTGTCAATTCCTTGTGCGTAATTTGTACAGCAGAATGTGACTTCACTTCATGGTAAAAGCTTGTGAGCCGTGGAAGAAATTTTAGACTCAAGAAGCGTAATTGATGAAAGTCAATCTTTTCACTTTCTCTTTCAATTGTGAAAATCTCTTCCATATTCTTGCATTTAATCaactcaaaattttgaagttttggAAGGCCTCTAAAAACAGAGATCGACAAGAAATCTCTTAATTTATCACAGTTTCTCACTTTTATCATCCTTAAGTTAGAGAAAAATGTTGCTGTCAGTTCACCATGACATATCTTCTCCAAGTTAATTAAATTACGAAGAAACAATGACTCCAAGAGTGGGAAGGCGTCACAAGGTAGCCACTCCACTGAGTCAACTATACACCAAATGTAGGGATTATTTTGGACAGAGAGATGCTTTAATTTTGGGAGACCACCTGCATCAAGATCATAAAGTACATTCTTGACACCTTGGACTTCATCTAGATAAAGTTCTTCGATTTCCTTCAACTGCATGACAATCTCATTCTCCAGGCCAATGTTGGTATTGAGTTTGAGCTTCAAAGTTCTTTTGTACTCATACTCATCATGCCAGTCCCATTCATCTCCAATGTATATTTTGTACCTTTTCAGCTTTTTAGGGAACAAGCCCACTGGTAGTAGTTTGGCATCTCGAATATGAAGTTCTAAAGTGGTTAGTAAAGACAAAAACTTCAACTCATGAAGGCTAGCATATGTTTCATTGTTGATTCCTTCATACGCCCATTCAACAATGCTATTACCCATATACAATTCTTCTAATAGTGATAAACTAGATATAACATTGGATGATATAGCTTTTAGATTAGAGCAATTGCTCAAATCTAACAACCTTAACTTCGTCAATTGACCTATTTCTCTTGGCAAGTGCTCAATATCCAAACAGACAAGACTAAGGATTTCTAGTTTCTTCAGGTCTCCAATACCAGCTAAGTCTCCCAGTACACATTGATTGAAACAAAGTGTTCGAAGGTTTATTAAGAGATGAAGTGAGGAAGGTAGTGGCACTAAATGCACTTTGGTCAAACTTAGAACACTGAGTTTTGTCATTCCTGAAAAAAAGTTGTCAGGGATTTTGGAAATAGAATCCTTCAGATTCAAATAGACAAATTCAACTTCTGGATATTCCAATCCTTCAGTAAGCTCGCTAATGTCACCATCATGACTGCAGATTGCGTTGCAACTTTTTACTGTATCCCTATTTAGCCAATCCTTGGGGATAGTCTTAATTCTCAGTGCAGAAACATGTTGATCTCTATATACAATTGATAAGGCAACATAACGAACAATAGCATGCATAGAAAACCATTCACGGTTATGACCATCAAGCAGTAAACAAGAGCTTTTGAGTTCATGAACCAATGAATATAACTTATCTCGTGTTTCTTCCAGAGTATTGATGCCTTTAAACAAACCCAAACCAGTTCCATATTTCAATAAATCCATAACAGAAGCTTCATCAGTATAATTTATTAGACCACAAAGCAAAAATATTGACTTGAGTTCCTCATCTTCTAAATGGTAGTAACTCAACTCTATTGTTGAACAAACATCCTCAAGCATTCTAGTGAATTTCCTTGACGAAGGATGGCTCAAAGTCTGGAATTCCTCCCTCCATTCAAATAGACTCTTGCCTCTTAATGAATTTGCAATATTAACAATGGCAATAGGCAGACCTCCACATGCCTTGACAAATTCAACTGCCAAGGATTGgaactcaaaattttcaattgaatcACCTACTATATTCTTAAATAGACTAAaagcttcttcttccttcaGAGCAGCAACCAAGAAATTACATTGAGAACCCATCTTACCTGATACATCATGAATTCTTGACGTCAGCATAATTTTACATCCCTGATGATCGTTTCCTAAAGGAATTCCAACTCTCTCCAAATCAAGAATTTCCCAGATATCATCAAAGATTAAAAGGAATCTCTTCTCTTGATTCAATCGATCACGTAGCCTCCTTGCTCTTCCAGATTCATTCTCCTCATGGAATTGAAGACCTAGCTGATTTGCAATGTCTCCTTGGATCTTTCTTATGTCTGGAGTCGGGCTTACCAATGCCAGAACCACTTCATCAAACAACTTGTCTTCCTTGGCTTGCCAGGCAACTTGCTTCACCAGTGCAGTCTTGCCAATGCCCCCCATCCCATACACTCCAATCATGTTGGTATCATCATTGCATAAAGCGttgtatatatcattaaaaatggACAATCTTGACTCAAAGGTCTCATAATCCTTAGAATATCTAGACCATATGTCCCGTTGATGGATAACATATGAAACTCTATCAAAGTTTCTATCTTTCAAGAGTCCACTTACAGCCTTCAACTCCTTCACTGATTTCTTGATAAGCCGATACCGGGTTGTCAAATCTGGACACAGCCCCTTGCAACATCGAATACCTGCTCTCCCCTCAAAGTCCTCAATAATCATCGTCGCATTATTGATGCACTCTTCAACATTCTTCAGCCACCTCTCAACATCATTTTCTATCTGTTCCCCTCGGCGTTCAGCTCTCTCCATTGAACTCAGCAAATCAGCTCTAACATCCCTCACCCTTTCAACTTCTTTCTTAAGTTCCTCAAGGTTGCTTTTGTGATTCCACAAATAACTCAACCGAAGTCTTGTCGATTCTTCCAACTTCTTGGCAACAGTTCCAACCCCAGCATCGACCATTGTCAACAATAACACAACAATATGCAAATCTGAAGGAAATTCGAGCCTTAATCAGTAAGAGTACAACTACAACCACAATCATCAAACAGAAGAAATCAAGAAGCAGTCATTGAAACAACTAACTTCaattatatttacttaaattacCTCTTTAATAAGTCCTTCAGACCTCCACTAAAATCCGAACGAAGAATGGGTTACTCACAGCTCCAGCAGCAACCGAATCACCTCTGACTCCAAAAGTAGAATACGCGGTTCGTAGCGGAGGAAACAGATCCGGATCCGACGGAGAAATGGCGTTTTGGGCTTCGTTGACAATAAGAATGGAGTTGacggctggattcgagccgagaaTCCTAGGCGAGCTGGAGCTGAGTGAAGTAATTTAGACAAGCTGAAGCCCAAACTTAAGCTCAGTAGACTTGCAAGTTTGGACAAACTCATTCTGAatgattaaactaattttattttgattaatcacttttttttttataggactcaaactaaatttttagttaaaccCCATAGTGGAGATTAATTCAATCAGAATTCGAGTTTAAtcactaaaattatatttaaattaaaaattaagtaaaatcaaatagaagcccgatttttattttttcaaattaaatagaatttaaaataaatttgagttttaactcttttttaaaatgaatttgaattactctaaactcaataatatttttacacacTAATGAAGGTGGGATggtttgttattttaattaaaaatagggacattctattttaaaaattgaataaataaaaataaaataatcataataaatgttgtggtttgtaatatttaattaaaaacagtaatatttattaaaaattgaataagtaaaggtaaaataataatattagggttatattaaaagtaatatatcttatatAACCTTTTACAAGAAAAATTTTACGTGCTAAGGTTATAAGGTATTTGAAGGTTTTTTAGAACTTGAAGGGTTTCGAATGATTAATACTAGTTATTGTAGTGCTACAATAGGGTTCGAATCAAGTTAAATGTTTTTACatttgaacttaatttgatAAGATGCAAGACTTAAACTCAATGAGTTTAGGAGTTATAGGCTTAAGCCTGAgtctataataaaaattgttgacTTGAACTTTGGTTAagagattataataaaaactcacaatttatatatttatttcaaaaccgAGCTTAgcaaattttaaaagtcatatttttggaggataattataaagtttaagGGTAAATGGAAGATTTTGAAGATATGAGCAATGACAAACTTAGGATTTTTATTGAAGAGGGGTCCTCTGTGACTCCATCATTGTTAAGGATAAATACGAATTGAATCCAAACACTCTTTGAGTTATAATTGGATTCAAGTTTGTCGAACTAAAGTTAAAagtagttcaaataaaaaatagttttattggagtttgacttgagttcatgattttaatttataattcaaattcatagtttaagTTTAtagttcattaacaaaatagtgttgttttatccaataatagataaattgacgttattttgataattatttagcAGAATTTCAATCGAATCGCAAGccaagtttaaaataaattgagttaTTTGTCTAGCTCGCAACttagatcaaattaaatttcctCTATCTCAAGTTTAActagattttaaaattgagttgaatCTCCTAACTCGAGTTTAGCTTGAGTTCGATTGAAACAAATTCAAGCCAAACAAAACATACTACGATAACTTTCGAAACCAAGTCAGTGTAATTCAAATCCAACTCTAGTCATTGTTTGTCAATcaactaatgaaaaatttttaaaaatcatctaatctTGAATAAAGGAAATGATTCAATATCAAGAAAGATGAAAGGAAATAATGTGATTATACATGTAATTTTCTATATGGAAAAACCTCTTTAAAGTGAAGACagcaataaaatttgttaatagatttatatgttattttcacTTTTACAATTAGAGTCAACTCTAGTGAGAGTGCTAATAGATTTATAATTACAATTAGATTTAAAGTGGAGTTGGATTGGaacattcaaattcaattttttcggttgtttgatttataggaatattagggttttttttttttttgttgctattctatttctttttttttttgttttattcaattttttttttaaaagaaatcgCTTGTGGGCTCCATCAATTTGGGTTGGGAATAATCTTTAAGATGACAGGTGGGCTTGGTCATATCTTCAAATTGAAGTGGGTtacaatgagaccaaattagATGCAGATGTGTTTTTATGGGCCGAAGggcttattcctacccaagttttacTCCATTTTTAGACGCCCATCCACAggattttaaaaacctaactACTCactcattatttaatttttattaaattttttatttaattataaaaataaaattattattttattattaatattaaaataaataaaattatattacattcctcctcttagtttaaaaaaactagtaatttctcctatctaaaagtttggaaacttctattttccccctaagatttgatttttcaaattttggcaACCACTCTAGGAGGATCGTCAGTTGGCCTTCCCACCACCTTCCTCCCCGATGGTTTCTTGATGTGAAAACCACCAAAAAGCAAATTGAAATTGTCGAAGACATTGCATAAACATTACACAGATATGTGCAACATTACACAGATTTGTGCGACCTTTGGTCATATGTGCATCAACTTGTGCATTGGTTAAACGATGCACAAACATGTGAGTCATGTCAATGCATCATCTAACTAACGCACAAACGATTAAACATCACACAAATCTATGTGACATTTGTGTAATGTGGCCGACCATTTTGGCCAactttttgattgttttcatgTCAAGAAACCACTAGAGAGAAAGGTGGTGGGAAGGTCGATCAAAGACCTTCTCAGAATAGTCACTATAACGGagaaaaatcaaaccttaagaggaaaatacaacttttcaaattttttggtgggagaaaattattagcGTTTTAATCTAAGAGGGTaaagtgaaatataattttatttgttttaatacaattataaaataacaattttaccttaataactaactaaaaaatttaataaaagttaaatgatggatggatatttgaatttttgaaatccCAAGATGGATGCCTGGGATTAGATTAAAACtagggtgggaataagtgttttggcctctTTTAAATGGCTGT includes these proteins:
- the LOC123196724 gene encoding disease resistance protein At4g27190-like isoform X1 codes for the protein MVDAGVGTVAKKLEESTRLRLSYLWNHKSNLEELKKEVERVRDVRADLLSSMERAERRGEQIENDVERWLKNVEECINNATMIIEDFEGRAGIRCCKGLCPDLTTRYRLIKKSVKELKAVSGLLKDRNFDRVSYVIHQRDIWSRYSKDYETFESRLSIFNDIYNALCNDDTNMIGVYGMGGIGKTALVKQVAWQAKEDKLFDEVVLALVSPTPDIRKIQGDIANQLGLQFHEENESGRARRLRDRLNQEKRFLLIFDDIWEILDLERVGIPLGNDHQGCKIMLTSRIHDVSGKMGSQCNFLVAALKEEEAFSLFKNIVGDSIENFEFQSLAVEFVKACGGLPIAIVNIANSLRGKSLFEWREEFQTLSHPSSRKFTRMLEDVCSTIELSYYHLEDEELKSIFLLCGLINYTDEASVMDLLKYGTGLGLFKGINTLEETRDKLYSLVHELKSSCLLLDGHNREWFSMHAIVRYVALSIVYRDQHVSALRIKTIPKDWLNRDTVKSCNAICSHDGDISELTEGLEYPEVEFVYLNLKDSISKIPDNFFSGMTKLSVLSLTKVHLVPLPSSLHLLINLRTLCFNQCVLGDLAGIGDLKKLEILSLVCLDIEHLPREIGQLTKLRLLDLSNCSNLKAISSNVISSLSLLEELYMGNSIVEWAYEGINNETYASLHELKFLSLLTTLELHIRDAKLLPVGLFPKKLKRYKIYIGDEWDWHDEYEYKRTLKLKLNTNIGLENEIVMQLKEIEELYLDEVQGVKNVLYDLDAGGLPKLKHLSVQNNPYIWCIVDSVEWLPCDAFPLLESLFLRNLINLEKICHGELTATFFSNLRMIKVRNCDKLRDFLSISVFRGLPKLQNFELIKCKNMEEIFTIERESEKIDFHQLRFLSLKFLPRLTSFYHEVKSHSAVQITHKELTTDKLSNEVISVDDFDVPMPFFSGKVMFSNLEALELCAINCEKIWPCQPPALPSFQNFTSLIVRGCDKLKHLFPSFVARSFVQLQHLEISNCRVLEDIVTQEDEAEFTKFVFPQVTFLKLWDLPELRTFYRGRHTSEWPLLKRLELSGCDKVNIFTSESFKFQEINEALLNIPVQEALFLVEKVVTNLEELKLSGKEITMIFQGQFPDHLFHNLKMLEIMNDRSENFPLGILETFRCLEKLEVRSSSYGGIFPNGDAVRHAPMLECIKSLKLWKLPDLKYIWEQESETDSILQNLEILEVWWCDDLINLVPSSVSFQNLTILELWCCRRLKSLLAPSTAKSLVRLEKISIEGCEMMTEIIASEVDAGEHEIIFRKLKFLSLENLECLVSFCSGNSTFTFPSLEDLFVIECPMMKIFSTGVLETPMLNKVRQNQEVDEGFWQGDLNATIKWLSKEKNVQNFEEGCDHPFIYHVE
- the LOC123196724 gene encoding disease resistance protein At4g27190-like isoform X3, yielding MVDAGVGTVAKKLEESTRLRLSYLWNHKSNLEELKKEVERVRDVRADLLSSMERAERRGEQIENDVERWLKNVEECINNATMIIEDFEGRAGIRCCKGLCPDLTTRYRLIKKSVKELKAVSGLLKDRNFDRVSYVIHQRDIWSRYSKDYETFESRLSIFNDIYNALCNDDTNMIGVYGMGGIGKTALVKQVAWQAKEDKLFDEVVLALVSPTPDIRKIQGDIANQLGLQFHEENESGRARRLRDRLNQEKRFLLIFDDIWEILDLERVGIPLGNDHQGCKIMLTSRIHDVSGKMGSQCNFLVAALKEEEAFSLFKNIVGDSIENFEFQSLAVEFVKACGGLPIAIVNIANSLRGKSLFEWREEFQTLSHPSSRKFTRMLEDVCSTIELSYYHLEDEELKSIFLLCGLINYTDEASVMDLLKYGTGLGLFKGINTLEETRDKLYSLVHELKSSCLLLDGHNREWFSMHAIVRYVALSIVYRDQHVSALRIKTIPKDWLNRDTVKSCNAICSHDGDISELTEGLEYPEVEFVYLNLKDSISKIPDNFFSGMTKLSVLSLTKVHLVPLPSSLHLLINLRTLCFNQCVLGDLAGIGDLKKLEILSLVCLDIEHLPREIGQLTKLRLLDLSNCSNLKAISSNVISSLSLLEELYMGNSIVEWAYEGINNETYASLHELKFLSLLTTLELHIRDAKLLPVGLFPKKLKRYKIYIGDEWDWHDEYEYKRTLKLKLNTNIGLENEIVMQLKEIEELYLDEVQGVKNVLYDLDAGGLPKLKHLSVQNNPYIWCIVDSVEWLPCDAFPLLESLFLRNLINLEKICHGELTATFFSNLRMIKVRNCDKLRDFLSISVFRGLPKLQNFELIKCKNMEEIFTIERESEKIDFHQLRFLSLKFLPRLTSFYHEVKSHSAVQITHKELTTDKLSNEVISVDDFDVPMPFFSGKVMFSNLEALELCAINCEKIWPCQPPALPSFQNFTSLIVRGCDKLKHLFPSFVARSFVQLQHLEISNCRVLEDIVTQEDEAEFTKFVFPQVTFLKLWDLPELRTFYRGRHTSEWPLLKRKLSSWWRRLLPTWRN
- the LOC123196724 gene encoding disease resistance protein At4g27190-like isoform X2; translated protein: MVDAGVGTVAKKLEESTRLRLSYLWNHKSNLEELKKEVERVRDVRADLLSSMERAERRGEQIENDVERWLKNVEECINNATMIIEDFEGRAGIRCCKGLCPDLTTRYRLIKKSVKELKAVSGLLKDRNFDRVSYVIHQRDIWSRYSKDYETFESRLSIFNDIYNALCNDDTNMIGVYGMGGIGKTALVKQVAWQAKEDKLFDEVVLALVSPTPDIRKIQGDIANQLGLQFHEENESGRARRLRDRLNQEKRFLLIFDDIWEILDLERVGIPLGNDHQGCKIMLTSRIHDVSGKMGSQCNFLVAALKEEEAFSLFKNIVGDSIENFEFQSLAVEFVKACGGLPIAIVNIANSLRGKSLFEWREEFQTLSHPSSRKFTRMLEDVCSTIELSYYHLEDEELKSIFLLCGLINYTDEASVMDLLKYGTGLGLFKGINTLEETRDKLYSLVHELKSSCLLLDGHNREWFSMHAIVRYVALSIVYRDQHVSALRIKTIPKDWLNRDTVKSCNAICSHDGDISELTEGLEYPEVEFVYLNLKDSISKIPDNFFSGMTKLSVLSLTKVHLVPLPSSLHLLINLRTLCFNQCVLGDLAGIGDLKKLEILSLVCLDIEHLPREIGQLTKLRLLDLSNCSNLKAISSNVISSLSLLEELYMGNSIVEWAYEGINNETYASLHELKFLSLLTTLELHIRDAKLLPVGLFPKKLKRYKIYIGDEWDWHDEYEYKRTLKLKLNTNIGLENEIVMQLKEIEELYLDEVQGVKNVLYDLDAGGLPKLKHLSVQNNPYIWCIVDSVEWLPCDAFPLLESLFLRNLINLEKICHGELTATFFSNLRMIKVRNCDKLRDFLSISVFRGLPKLQNFELIKCKNMEEIFTIERESEKIDFHQLRFLSLKFLPRLTSFYHEVKSHSAVQITHKELTTDKLSNEVISVDDFDVPMPFFSGKVMFSNLEALELCAINCEKIWPCQPPALPSFQNFTSLIVRGCDKLKHLFPSFVARSFVQLQHLEISNCRVLEDIVTQEDEAEFTKFVFPQVTFLKLWDLPELRTFYRGRHTSEWPLLKRLELSGCDKVNIFTSESFKFQEINEALLNIPVQEALFLVEKVVTNLEELKLSGKEITMIFQGQFPDHLFHNLKMLEIMNDRSENFPLGILETFRCLEKLEVRSSSYGGIFPNGDAVRHAPMLECIKSLKLWKLPDLKYIWEQESETDSILQNLEILEVWWCDDLINLVPSSVSFQNLTILELWCCRRLKSLLAPSTAKSLVRLEKISIEGCEMMTEIIASEVDAGEHEIIFRKLKFLSLENLECLES